From the genome of Flavobacterium luteolum, one region includes:
- a CDS encoding RNA polymerase sigma factor: MNTNNQNIEELIALCKNNNQKAQFEIYNRYCKAMYNVAFRIVKDEHFAQDVMQEGFLKAFTKINDYKQEVAFGAWLKKIIINYSIDFYKKNNSFQVEDLSKQLYKIEENDGIVSENIDLNSLKVKQVLDTILQMKDNYRMVLTLFYIEGYDQEEICEILNITYANCRTTLSRAKDSLRKKLEEI; encoded by the coding sequence TTGAATACAAACAACCAAAATATCGAAGAACTGATTGCGCTTTGTAAAAACAATAATCAGAAAGCGCAATTTGAAATATACAATCGCTATTGTAAGGCGATGTATAATGTGGCTTTTCGTATTGTAAAAGACGAACATTTTGCACAAGACGTCATGCAAGAAGGTTTCTTAAAAGCTTTTACAAAAATCAATGACTATAAACAAGAAGTGGCTTTTGGAGCATGGTTAAAAAAAATAATCATCAATTATAGCATCGATTTTTACAAAAAAAACAACTCTTTTCAAGTAGAAGACTTAAGCAAACAGCTTTATAAAATCGAAGAAAATGATGGAATTGTTTCTGAAAATATTGACTTAAACTCTCTAAAAGTAAAACAGGTTTTGGATACCATTCTACAGATGAAAGATAATTACAGAATGGTGCTGACACTTTTTTACATAGAAGGTTATGATCAGGAAGAAATCTGCGAAATTTTAAACATCACATACGCAAATTGCAGAACAACCTTGAGTAGAGCCAAAGATAGTTTGAGAAAAAAATTGGAAGAAATATAA
- a CDS encoding MFS transporter — protein MKNLQKGDKKLLNAWAFYDWANSVYTLTIASAVFPIFYEALFSDRDHYIDVFGMHLKNSALISFITAAAFLVVSFISPLLSGIADYVGNKKSFMKFFCYMGALSCMGLYWFELENIYVGLAFYFLGLLGYWGSLVFYNSYLPDIAFEEQQDGISAKGYSLGYIGSVLLLGINLWMIMGAENDAARMEAMRYSFVMVGVWWILFSQYTYYYLPKGSSEKSQKLTKDVVFNGFKELKKVWGLLNDNVPLRRYLGGFFVSSMAVQTVMLVATYFGAQEIEWSSKEESTIGLIFCILLIQIVAVFGALLTSRASAKWGNVPTLIFINGIWAVFCVMAYFMTLPIHFYIMATIVGFVMGGIQALSRSTYSKLLPETEDTASFFSFYDVAEKIGIVIGMCVYGIIDQITGSPRAAIVILAIFFITSIFLLRRVHKKDVSN, from the coding sequence ATGAAAAACCTACAAAAAGGAGATAAGAAGCTTTTAAACGCTTGGGCATTTTATGATTGGGCAAATTCAGTTTATACTTTAACAATTGCTTCTGCTGTGTTTCCGATTTTCTACGAAGCTTTATTCAGTGATCGTGATCATTATATTGATGTCTTCGGAATGCATCTTAAAAACTCTGCTTTAATTAGTTTTATTACTGCAGCTGCGTTTCTAGTGGTTTCATTTATTTCACCGTTATTGTCTGGAATTGCCGATTATGTTGGAAATAAAAAATCCTTCATGAAATTTTTCTGCTATATGGGAGCTTTATCCTGTATGGGATTATATTGGTTTGAGCTTGAAAATATTTATGTTGGATTGGCCTTTTATTTTCTAGGACTATTAGGATATTGGGGAAGTTTGGTTTTTTATAATTCATACTTGCCAGATATTGCTTTTGAAGAACAGCAGGACGGAATTAGTGCAAAGGGATATTCTTTAGGATATATAGGAAGTGTTCTTTTGTTGGGCATTAATCTATGGATGATAATGGGAGCTGAAAATGATGCCGCAAGAATGGAAGCTATGCGTTATTCTTTTGTGATGGTAGGAGTATGGTGGATTTTATTCAGCCAATATACTTACTATTATTTGCCAAAAGGTAGCTCAGAAAAGAGCCAGAAATTAACAAAAGATGTTGTGTTTAATGGTTTCAAAGAATTAAAAAAAGTATGGGGTTTATTAAATGATAATGTTCCTTTAAGAAGATATTTAGGAGGGTTTTTCGTTTCAAGTATGGCAGTACAAACCGTAATGCTGGTTGCTACTTATTTTGGAGCACAGGAAATTGAATGGTCATCAAAAGAAGAAAGTACGATTGGTTTGATATTTTGTATTTTATTAATTCAAATAGTAGCTGTTTTTGGTGCTCTTCTTACTTCAAGAGCTTCAGCGAAATGGGGTAATGTTCCCACTTTGATTTTTATTAATGGTATTTGGGCTGTATTTTGTGTTATGGCTTATTTTATGACATTGCCAATTCATTTTTATATAATGGCAACTATTGTTGGATTTGTAATGGGAGGTATTCAAGCATTATCTCGTTCTACTTATTCTAAATTATTACCAGAAACAGAAGATACAGCATCATTCTTTAGTTTTTATGATGTAGCAGAAAAGATTGGAATCGTAATAGGTATGTGCGTTTATGGAATTATAGACCAAATTACAGGAAGTCCGCGTGCGGCGATTGTTATTTTGGCAATTTTCTTTATTACGTCTATTTTCCTTTTAAGAAGAGTGCATAAAAAAGACGTTTCAAATTAA
- a CDS encoding anti-sigma factor: protein MKNEKDNLDELFNRFENQWDVQELNTDHQLDFLQKLNKKEPKKRYWSVTAIAASIVLMLGVSLFYKNEKPKEFKFASKETKRTDSIFNILIDNELVKLKEKNSPENQQIIDDAMKQMKAFDADYQKIINELQKNGENKQIIYAMISNLQTRISFLQTVLKRIEDNEKLKNTSNEKTL, encoded by the coding sequence ATGAAAAATGAAAAAGACAATTTAGACGAATTATTCAACAGATTTGAAAACCAATGGGATGTTCAGGAATTAAATACTGACCATCAACTGGATTTTCTCCAAAAACTAAACAAAAAGGAACCTAAGAAAAGATATTGGTCTGTGACTGCTATTGCCGCCTCGATTGTATTGATGCTTGGTGTATCTCTTTTTTATAAAAATGAAAAACCAAAGGAATTTAAATTTGCTTCTAAAGAAACTAAACGCACCGATTCTATTTTCAACATTCTAATTGACAACGAACTGGTTAAACTGAAAGAGAAAAACTCGCCGGAAAATCAGCAGATTATTGATGATGCAATGAAACAGATGAAAGCTTTTGACGCTGATTATCAGAAAATCATAAATGAACTGCAAAAAAATGGAGAAAATAAACAAATTATCTATGCCATGATTAGCAATCTCCAAACGCGTATTTCTTTTTTACAAACCGTTCTAAAAAGAATTGAAGACAACGAAAAACTAAAAAACACCTCTAATGAAAAAACACTATAA
- a CDS encoding head GIN domain-containing protein, which translates to MKKSLLLLAFAVLSFNGIANAQNKLQGNGKVVTETRTTGDYDGIKIAGSFDVDLVSGKEGKITLKGEENLLAVIKVEVEDNSLKIYVEKGTQIRTSNGKIQVTVPFDKISELSLSGSGDIQSKDVIKNDNLAVKLSGSGNFNLPVDTNNLELHVSGSGNINLKGTADKLTTKLSGSGDIDASNLKSKVVEANVSGSGNSKVTCAESITARVAGSGNIKYIGNPEKRDVKVSGSGTITKG; encoded by the coding sequence ATGAAAAAATCACTCTTACTATTAGCATTTGCAGTACTTTCTTTTAATGGTATTGCCAATGCACAAAACAAACTTCAAGGAAACGGAAAAGTAGTTACAGAAACCAGAACTACTGGAGATTATGACGGCATTAAAATAGCAGGATCTTTTGATGTGGACTTGGTATCTGGAAAAGAAGGAAAAATCACTCTAAAGGGAGAAGAAAATTTATTAGCTGTAATCAAAGTTGAAGTTGAAGATAATTCGCTAAAAATTTATGTAGAAAAAGGAACTCAAATCCGTACAAGTAATGGTAAAATTCAAGTTACAGTTCCATTTGATAAAATATCTGAATTAAGTTTGTCTGGTTCAGGCGATATTCAGTCAAAAGACGTAATTAAAAATGATAACCTTGCAGTAAAATTATCTGGTTCTGGAAATTTCAATTTGCCAGTTGACACAAATAACTTAGAATTACATGTAAGCGGGTCTGGAAATATTAATTTAAAAGGAACTGCCGATAAACTTACAACCAAACTTTCTGGTTCTGGTGACATTGACGCTTCGAACTTAAAATCTAAAGTTGTAGAAGCAAACGTTTCTGGTTCAGGAAACAGCAAAGTAACTTGTGCTGAAAGTATAACTGCAAGAGTTGCTGGTTCTGGAAATATAAAATATATAGGAAATCCTGAGAAAAGAGATGTAAAAGTTTCTGGATCTGGAACTATTACAAAAGGTTAA